One stretch of Algiphilus sp. DNA includes these proteins:
- a CDS encoding tetratricopeptide repeat protein → MTRLRIPSLLLLSAFIAAPATMTVPVVWQTAAAADDQRDPNVRTKRTPSMRENVYKQITRVREAAEAERFGDALKILDSLLDSNLNSYEAAMSYNLMAYIQYSRDNYAGAIDAYNKVLAQEALPESLEKNTLYSLGQIQIASERYRDGVQTLDRWFAMEDKPSASAYILLGQALFQLKEYDRALQPIETAVDMTRAEGGKVRENWLLLLRAIHYTREDYGALRNVLKQLVAQFPSREYWTQLSAVYGELGDSKKQLSAMQSAYEQGLLRTSNDYRTLGQLLLANDVPYKAAAVLAEGFDKGVIEPDVTSLRMLADAWMLAKEYDKAEDALNRAAQRADDGELYLRLAQIHAEQAEWTEALAAARRAVERGNLKRPDQARMTEGLALYNMDRLEEAKAAFSRASRYEQSEAAARQWTSYISREQERLAALDRAREAAERAASQSSG, encoded by the coding sequence ATGACCAGACTCCGCATCCCCTCGCTTCTCCTCCTCTCCGCCTTCATCGCCGCACCGGCGACGATGACCGTGCCGGTGGTCTGGCAGACCGCGGCGGCGGCAGACGACCAGCGCGACCCCAATGTGCGCACCAAGCGCACGCCGTCGATGCGCGAGAACGTCTACAAGCAGATCACGCGCGTGCGCGAGGCCGCGGAGGCCGAGCGCTTCGGCGATGCGCTCAAGATCCTCGACAGCCTGCTGGATTCCAACCTCAACAGCTACGAGGCCGCCATGAGCTACAACCTCATGGCCTACATCCAGTACAGCCGCGACAACTACGCGGGCGCCATCGACGCCTACAACAAGGTGCTCGCCCAGGAAGCCCTGCCGGAGTCGCTGGAGAAGAACACCCTCTACAGCCTCGGGCAGATCCAGATCGCCTCCGAGCGCTACCGCGACGGCGTGCAGACGCTCGACCGCTGGTTCGCGATGGAGGACAAGCCCAGCGCCAGCGCGTACATCCTGCTCGGGCAGGCCCTGTTCCAGCTCAAGGAGTACGACCGCGCCCTGCAGCCCATCGAGACCGCCGTCGACATGACCCGCGCCGAAGGCGGCAAGGTGCGCGAGAACTGGCTGCTGCTGCTGCGCGCGATCCACTACACCAGGGAGGACTACGGCGCGCTGCGCAATGTCCTCAAGCAGCTGGTCGCGCAGTTCCCCAGCCGCGAGTACTGGACCCAGCTCTCGGCGGTCTACGGCGAGCTCGGCGACAGCAAGAAGCAGCTCTCCGCCATGCAGAGCGCCTACGAGCAGGGCCTGCTGCGCACCAGCAACGACTACCGCACCCTGGGGCAGCTCCTGCTCGCCAACGACGTGCCCTACAAGGCGGCGGCCGTGCTCGCCGAGGGATTCGACAAGGGCGTCATCGAGCCCGACGTCACCAGTCTGCGCATGCTGGCCGACGCCTGGATGCTGGCCAAGGAGTACGACAAGGCCGAGGACGCCCTCAACCGCGCGGCACAGCGCGCCGATGACGGTGAGCTCTACCTGCGTCTGGCGCAGATCCACGCCGAGCAGGCCGAGTGGACCGAAGCGCTCGCCGCCGCGCGCCGGGCCGTCGAGCGCGGCAACCTCAAGCGCCCCGACCAGGCGCGCATGACCGAGGGCCTCGCGCTCTACAACATGGACCGCCTCGAGGAAGCCAAGGCCGCCTTTTCGCGCGCCTCCCGCTACGAGCAGTCCGAGGCCGCCGCGCGCCAGTGGACCAGCTACATCTCGCGTGAGCAGGAGCGCCTCGCCGCGCTCGACCGCGCCCGCGAGGCCGCCGAGCGGGCAGCGAGCCAGAGCTCCGGCTAG
- a CDS encoding energy transducer TonB encodes MTAAAARGNGDGGRGPLRVLVALPAAIVVTFAVFFLMQLLIESGKSALTDEYEGRVVDFVRVDQEEQVEEKRRKPEKPPEPEKPPPQPETPQQQMNADVNQSMDIGAVGINPEINVDAGDMGGGSGDGEYLPIVKVSPVYPQRALQRGIEGWVLVEFTVTTSGSTQGIKVVDAEPQNIFDRAAIEAAQKFKYKPRVIDGQAVEVSGVQNLIRFELER; translated from the coding sequence ATGACCGCCGCGGCCGCCAGAGGCAACGGGGACGGCGGCCGCGGGCCGCTGCGCGTGCTGGTTGCGCTGCCGGCGGCCATCGTCGTCACCTTCGCGGTCTTCTTCCTGATGCAGCTCCTCATCGAATCGGGCAAGAGCGCGCTCACCGACGAGTACGAGGGCCGCGTCGTCGACTTCGTGCGCGTCGACCAGGAAGAGCAGGTCGAGGAGAAGCGGCGCAAGCCCGAGAAGCCGCCCGAGCCCGAGAAGCCGCCGCCACAGCCCGAGACGCCGCAGCAGCAGATGAACGCGGACGTGAACCAGTCCATGGACATCGGCGCCGTCGGCATCAATCCCGAGATCAACGTCGACGCCGGCGACATGGGCGGCGGCTCCGGCGACGGCGAGTACCTGCCCATCGTCAAGGTGTCGCCGGTCTATCCGCAGCGCGCGCTCCAGCGCGGCATCGAGGGCTGGGTGCTGGTCGAGTTCACCGTCACGACCTCGGGCAGTACCCAGGGCATCAAGGTGGTCGACGCCGAGCCGCAGAACATCTTCGACCGCGCCGCCATCGAGGCCGCCCAGAAGTTCAAGTACAAGCCGCGCGTCATCGACGGTCAGGCCGTCGAGGTCTCCGGCGTGCAGAACCTCATCCGTTTCGAGCTCGAACGATGA
- a CDS encoding biopolymer transporter ExbD → MRELFSQAAEQEEESAIDITPMLDIVFIMLIFFIVTATFVKESGIDVNRPDAQTATQQDRANILIAIDSSGAIFIDRRRVEIDSLRANIERLHAENPQGTVVIQADEAASTKQLVAVMDASRQAGVYEVAIATERR, encoded by the coding sequence ATGCGTGAACTATTCAGCCAGGCGGCGGAGCAGGAAGAGGAATCGGCGATCGACATCACGCCGATGCTCGACATCGTCTTCATCATGCTCATCTTCTTCATCGTCACGGCGACCTTCGTCAAGGAATCGGGCATCGACGTCAACCGGCCCGACGCCCAGACGGCGACGCAGCAGGACCGCGCCAACATCCTCATCGCCATCGACAGCAGCGGCGCCATCTTCATCGATCGTCGCCGCGTCGAGATCGATTCGCTGCGCGCCAACATCGAGCGCCTGCACGCCGAGAACCCGCAGGGCACGGTGGTGATCCAGGCCGATGAAGCCGCCTCCACCAAGCAGCTGGTCGCGGTCATGGATGCCTCGCGCCAGGCCGGCGTCTACGAAGTCGCGATCGCGACCGAGCGCCGATGA